The Drosophila yakuba strain Tai18E2 unplaced genomic scaffold, Prin_Dyak_Tai18E2_2.1 Segkk50_quiver_pilon_scaf, whole genome shotgun sequence genome contains a region encoding:
- the LOC26534636 gene encoding survival of motor neuron-related-splicing factor 30 isoform X1: protein MADDLQNYKLQLQQVEAALQTDPENEELLKLRSDLGEVITLTRDLIQTQLEEQHKSSYVEPSSTKRDSSNYFDEIEAALLEAEKLVSAAKIWKKGDKCQAKWKEDRQYYDATIEDISSTGEVNVIFDAYQNRSTTQINELRERNTRNEVFPSNKYIFFHSKSYVFNTIFFRRHRPNQKEYLKKRKQKKQQRFKDLEEERESDKNKWLNFNNKNQKKNGVKARSIFASPDNVSGRVGVGTCGTAGKGMTDFTVGEKYRKGL from the exons ATGGCGGACGATTTGCAAAATTACAAACTACAGTTGCAACAA gTAGAGGCTGCTCTTCAAACTGATCCAGAAAATGAAGAGCTATTAAAACTCAGAAGTGATCTTGGCGAAGTTATTACTCTTACTCGTGATTTGATACAAACTCAACTTGAAGAACAGCATAAATCTTCCTATGTGGAGCCATCCTCAACTAAAAGAGATTCCTCTAACTATTTCGACGAAATCGAAGCTGCTTTGTTAGAAGCAGAAAAATTAGTTTCAGCTGCAAAGATTTGGAAAAAAGGAGACAAGTGCCAAGCAAAATGGAAGGAAGATCGTCAGTACTACGATGCAACTATTGAAGACATATCAAGTACAGGAGAAGTTAATGTAATATTTGATGCTTATCAAAATCGTTCTACGACCCAAATCAACGAGTTGCGAGAACGCAATACTCGCAACGAAGTTTTTCCGTCAAacaagtatattttttttcacagcAAGTCATACGTTTTTAACACAATTTTTTTCAGACGTCACAGGCCCAAtcaaaaagaatatttaaaaaaacgtaaacaaaaaaaacaacagcgCTTCAAGGACTTGGAAGAGGAACGTGAATcagacaaaaacaaatggcttaattttaataacaaaaatcaaaaaaagaaCGGAGTGAAAGCAAGAAGTATATTTGCCTCTCCGGATAATGTAAGCGGCAGAGTAGGAGTCGGCACTTGTGGAACTGCAGGAAAGGGCATGACCGATTTTACTGTAGGcgaaaaatatagaaaaggACTTTAG
- the LOC26534636 gene encoding survival of motor neuron-related-splicing factor 30 isoform X2 gives MADDLQNYKLQLQQVEAALQTDPENEELLKLRSDLGEVITLTRDLIQTQLEEQHKSSYVEPSSTKRDSSNYFDEIEAALLEAEKLVSAAKIWKKGDKCQAKWKEDRQYYDATIEDISSTGEVNVIFDAYQNRSTTQINELRERNTRNEVFPSNKRHRPNQKEYLKKRKQKKQQRFKDLEEERESDKNKWLNFNNKNQKKNGVKARSIFASPDNVSGRVGVGTCGTAGKGMTDFTVGEKYRKGL, from the exons ATGGCGGACGATTTGCAAAATTACAAACTACAGTTGCAACAA gTAGAGGCTGCTCTTCAAACTGATCCAGAAAATGAAGAGCTATTAAAACTCAGAAGTGATCTTGGCGAAGTTATTACTCTTACTCGTGATTTGATACAAACTCAACTTGAAGAACAGCATAAATCTTCCTATGTGGAGCCATCCTCAACTAAAAGAGATTCCTCTAACTATTTCGACGAAATCGAAGCTGCTTTGTTAGAAGCAGAAAAATTAGTTTCAGCTGCAAAGATTTGGAAAAAAGGAGACAAGTGCCAAGCAAAATGGAAGGAAGATCGTCAGTACTACGATGCAACTATTGAAGACATATCAAGTACAGGAGAAGTTAATGTAATATTTGATGCTTATCAAAATCGTTCTACGACCCAAATCAACGAGTTGCGAGAACGCAATACTCGCAACGAAGTTTTTCCGTCAAacaa ACGTCACAGGCCCAAtcaaaaagaatatttaaaaaaacgtaaacaaaaaaaacaacagcgCTTCAAGGACTTGGAAGAGGAACGTGAATcagacaaaaacaaatggcttaattttaataacaaaaatcaaaaaaagaaCGGAGTGAAAGCAAGAAGTATATTTGCCTCTCCGGATAATGTAAGCGGCAGAGTAGGAGTCGGCACTTGTGGAACTGCAGGAAAGGGCATGACCGATTTTACTGTAGGcgaaaaatatagaaaaggACTTTAG
- the LOC26535320 gene encoding uncharacterized protein LOC26535320, whose product MTIMRSKIISTVLFMCLLPNSILSQNLTKIKCLDEFTKTTSGTAYWKYKGIPYAISEDLLCLKSNHQILLRVCDTKSGHWMPDLIECKMSMNKNMHCPDDLFEIRDVGNVPLCLKISTKPQAFNEKFFYGSNIIIPIDLTNTEISTVSKFLIKNNIYDYWLPIRRKNEVMPYEVRLPGNSWRKEINESLIHLKKKPNEHCLKHTIINKTATDFKNQIVSVDCNTFLNAVCIFKSELISNAGCPSGFGALVYHPSVCYGMAWKNTTYEHVDLKEYLKKRNWLRRILAKYVSKKNQNEYFKIDFLSHHLTEKYVILMNLSENFQIVSNGLKWIPTLSKKIVKPSSAIEMVLEIDDVSKALRLVIYNRKYLWVNNNSYVGAQCFAFLEYGTLKKANLDLVWENQEQSYSILNVNLFSSYRTEYWCEGHSIFEFQLVSTRLLVDYNRNTAHSFVIRWNVSCINASFAFNLCDEVTGKHLRNLSESIYGSSDLGHLFIHDVRIMNMEWIKNIYVVFWIHIFAALKITAEYDVHELAFGDNAPIITKNSFAFMQIKITLNIFFFSFIKNSTYLIRSKDYCSSERSFSNDGLQWTTTRIGEIATTKKLCIKKNGMPYTRLCLGDFVHGAYWKEFTQPVVCESPKYNTKVLHNLIKAKIVKSLPEKALQNVKDIIANSKNSIVPADIFFISKIIQLVLKTYSSNLTLRQTNEESTKWKNAFSNIFDIYNILIEIDSNVIKKSSELNATNKLLRSFERYVDTLSTNLPFTKIGNGEEQLVSELQSETIDYDDIGVSVYISKYILYFSINPSIANVSGIALFANNKKRNKQKKLKGAFKNEHYRFLQVNHNINDVVDEPDLELGVYLPIDLIGTLKASTNKLSDVTVVIKVYSNDQLFQQSIRSLILLSRIVSISIPGYSSNLPVPVPIIFRKSQNKEANTSGSCKYWNYESFIDGKSMLNHFENSKGKTLCFLRRLAPTGYFLEKNNSIENTLIINNSSLNENIIYAILLTSCLLMFIGFWFCKCNFRQRFQIDVVLTFIKYDFK is encoded by the exons ATGACAATCATGCGTAGTAAGATTATCTCTACAGTACTATTTATGTGCCTATTACCTAATTCTATACTTTCCCAAAATTTGACAAAG ataaaATGTCTTGACGAGTTTACTAAGACAACATCAGGCACGGCATATTGGAAGTATAAAGGCATTCCTTATGCAATATCTGAAGACCTACTGTGCCTAAAATCAAACCATCAAATTTTATTGCGCGTGTGCGATACAAAATCTGGTCATTGGATGCCGGATTTGATAGAGTGCAAAATGAGTATGAACAAAAACATGCACTGCCCTGATGATCTTTTTGAAATTCGAGACGTTGGTAACGTTCCACTTTGCTTAAAAATTTCTACTAAACCTCAAGCGTTCAATGAAAAATTTTTCTACGGCtcaaatattattattccTATTGATTTAACAAACACAGAAATTTCTACAGTATCCAAGTTCTTGATaaagaataatatttatgattattggCTGCCAATTCGTCGAAAAAACGAAGTAATGCCTTATGAAGTACGTTTGCCAGGAAATTCTTGGAGAAAGGAAATAAATGAGAGTTTaatacacttaaaaaaaaaacccaatgAGCACTGCCTAAAGCATActataattaataaaacagCAACTGactttaaaaaccaaataGTATCTGTAGACTGCAATACTTTCTTAAATGCAGTGTGCATTTTTAAGTCGGAACTGATATCTAATGCGGGATGTCCGAGCGGCTTTGGAGCTTTAGTCTATCACCCGTCAGTATGTTATGGTATGGCCTGGAAAAATACCACGTATGAACACGTTGATCTAAAAGAGTACTTAAAAAAACGAAATTGGCTAAGGCGAATTTTAGCAAAGTATGTCtcaaagaaaaatcaaaacgaatattttaaaattgattttctttctCATCACTTGACAGAAAAATATGTTATACTAATGAATCTATCTGAAAATTTCCAAATTGTTAGCAATGGCTTGAAATGGATTCCCACTTTAagcaaaaaaattgtaaagcCAAGTAGTGCTATTGAAATGGTATTGGAAATAGATGACGTCTCTAAAGCGCTTAGGCTGGTGATTTATAATCGAAAGTATTTATGGGTAAATAACAACTCTTATGTTGGTGCCcaatgttttgcatttttagaATATGGAACTCTAAAAAAAGCCAACTTGGACCTCGTTTGGGAGAATCAAGAACAATCTTATTCAATTCTTAAtgtcaatttattttcaagcTATCGCACCGAATATTGGTGTGAAGGTCACAGCATTTTTGAGTTTCAGCTGGTTTCCACCCGGTTGCTGGTAGATTATAACAGAAACACTGCGCATAGTTTTGTTATACGTTGGAACGTCTCATGTATAAATGCaagttttgcatttaatttgtgtgatGAAGTAACCGGTAAACATTTAAGAAACCTTTCAGAAAGCATATACGGAAGCAGCGATCTAGGTCATCTTTTCATACACGATGTTCGAATAATGAATATGGAAtggatcaaaaatatatatgttgtTTTTTGGATTCATATATTTGCGGCTCTCAAAATAACAGCAGAATATGATGTCCATGAACTTGCCTTTGGGGACAATGCCCCCATAATAACAAAGAACTCATTTGcctttatgcaaattaaaattacactgaacatttttttttttagtttcattAAAAACTCAACTTATCTCATACGTAGTAAAGATTATTGTTCATCAGAGCGTTCATTTTCAAACGATGGACTACAGTGGACTACAACGCGTATTGGAGAAATCGCTACGACAAAGAAATtgtgtattaaaaaaaatggtatGCCTTACACGCGATTATGTTTAGGCGATTTTGTTCATGGAGCATATTGGAAAGAGTTTACACAACCAGTCGTATGTGAAAGTCCTAAGTATAATACAAAAGTATTGCATAATTTGATTAAAGCCAAAATTGTTAAGTCCTTACCAGAAAAAGCTTTACAAAATGTGAAAGACATAATTGCAAATAGTAAAAATAGTATAGTTCCAGCTGACATCTTCTTTATTTctaaaattattcaattagTGCTTAAAACTTATTCATCAAATTTAACACTTCGACAGACAAATGAAGAGTCAACTAAATGGAAGAATGCATTTTCTAACATTTTtgatatatacaatatattaaTAGAGATTGACTCTAATGTTATAAAGAAGTCTTCTGAGCTAAACGCTACAAACAAGTTATTAAGATCATTTGAAAGGTATGTTGACACTTTATCAACTAACTTGCCTTTTACTAAAATAGGTAATGGTGAAGAACAGCTTGTCTCTGAGTTGCAAAGTGAAACAATTGACTATGATGATATTGGAGTATCagtatatatttcaaaatatattttatatttctcaATCAACCCAAGTATTGCCAATGTTTCGGGAATAGCATTGTTTGCaaataataagaaaagaaataaacaaaaaaaactaaagggAGCATTTAAAAACGAACATTACCGTTTTCTTCAAGTAAATCATAACATTAATGATGTTGTTGATGAGCCTGACTTAGAACTTGGTGTATACTTGCCAATAGATCTAATAGGCACCTTGAAAGCTTCAACGAATAAGTTAAGTGACGTTACTGTTGTTATTAAGGTATACTCAAATGACCAACTATTCCAACAGTCTATTAGATCTTTAATACTATTAAGTCGAATAGTATCTATATCAATACCTGGGTATAGTTCAAATCTTCCTGTACCTGTGCCAATTATCTTTCGCAAATCTCAGAACAAGGAGGCAAATACGTCAGGTTCCTGTAAATACTGGAACTATGAAAGTTTTATCGATGGTAAAAGTATGCTAAACCATTTCGAAAATAGTAAAGGTAAAACGCTATGCTTTCTAAGGCGTTTGGCACCAACTGGATATTTTTTAGAGAAAAATAATTCTATTGAAAATAccttaataattaataattcaagcttaaatgaaaatattatttatgctaTTTTACTTACCAGCTGTCTACTGATGTTTattggcttttggttttgcaaGTGTAATTTTAGACAACGCTTTCAAATAGATGTAGTACTTACATTTATCAAATATGATTTCAAATAG